A stretch of Bos taurus isolate L1 Dominette 01449 registration number 42190680 breed Hereford chromosome 5, ARS-UCD2.0, whole genome shotgun sequence DNA encodes these proteins:
- the IL17REL gene encoding interleukin-17 receptor E-like protein isoform X3 — protein sequence MRPFLSPGNIFNSFCQQPPASMPRSVLGALGLSTAMKCSPPDGCSLLLRVNASLTFHESLQGLEVCSTSLDTQETQCQTVQVPRASHRQAGQQLQVRFDCFKVGVAQSLYVTLRTVPHFCGVQLGQQYHTEDCREEDVGKNVPDCFAQKLSYWVDRSRKVILVQVPESGGPDYYVRLCLKRFICEDAGAPVRVWSATPDAVRIQTCPFKNDTESLWDAIRYHPGSQALSWEPACPMRGRVSLCWQPGPGAHCLELKHSGRPARGRVQYPLVDTQPQLCLKFSTSLGFQVRCPFKQPRFPAWKMAVQPAPAPGRLRVAFFSSGPARFQVRLCHQGKTWPPACRRLLQATPVPAASVSQGDSAEDPAVAFVDIPGDEACAPSTCIQGRRTDVQFSVPQQLCNLQCGWRGHTAQEVEDRGATASAPGQASEP from the exons GAAATATTTTCAACAGCTTCTGCCAGCAGCCCCCTGCGTCCATGCCCAGGTCCGTCCTGGGGGCCCTGGGGCTCTCCACCGCCATGAAGTGCTCCCCACCCGACGGCTGCTCCCTGCTCCTGCGCGTCAATGCCTCCCTCACGTTCCATG AGAGCCTTCAGGGCCTGGAGGTCTGCTCCACGAGCCTGGACACCCAGGAGACGCAGTGCCAGACTGTGCAGGTCCCCAGGGCCTCCCACCGGCAGGCCGGGCAGCAG CTCCAGGTGCGCTTTGACTGCTTCAAGGTGGGCGTGGCCCAGAGCCTCTACGTCACCCTGAGGACTGTCCCCCACTTCTGCGGGGTCCAGCTGGGCCAGCAATACCACACGGAAG ACTGCAGAGAGGAGGACGTGGGGAAGAATGTGCCTGACTGCTTCG CTCAGAAGCTCTCCTACTGGGTAGACCGCAGCCGCAAGGTCATTCTAGTACAGGTGCCAGAGTCGGGGGGCCCTGACTACTACGTGAGGCTCTGTCTGAAGCGGTTCATCTGCGAGGACGCGGGCGCCCCAGTGCGG GTCTGGTCGGCAACCCCTGATGCGGTGCGAATCCAGACCTGCCCTTTCAAAAATG ACACGGAGAGCCTCTGGGACGCCATCCGCTACCACCCGGGGAGCCAGGCGCTGAGCTGGGAACCCGCCTGCCCCATGAGAGGCCGTGTGAGTCTGTGCTGGCAGCCAGGGCCAGGGGCCCACTGCCTCGAGCTGAAGCACTCAGGCCGGCCGGCGCGCGGCAGG GTGCAGTACCCGCTGGTGGACACACAGCCCCAGCTCTGCCTGAAG TTCTCCACGAGCCTGGGTTTCCAAGTGAGGTGCCCTTTCAAGCAGCCGCGGTTCCCAG cCTGGAAGATGGCCGTCCAGCCCGCACCCGCTCCCGGCCGCCTCCGGGTGGCCTTCTTCTCGTCCGGCCCCGCCCGGTTCCAGGTGCGCCTGTGTCACCAGGGGAAGACGTGGCCCCCCGCCTGCCGTCGACTGCTCCAGGCCACCCCCGTCCCTGCGGCCTCTGTGAGCCAG GGTGACTCCGCAGAGGACCCTGCAGTGGCCTTCGTGGACATTCCTGGGGACGAGGCCTGTGCACCCAGCACCTGCATCCAG gGCAGGAGGACCGATGTCCAGTTCTCCGTTCCCCAGCAGCTCTGCAACCTCCAGTGTG GATGGCGGGGACACACTGCACAGgaggtggaggacagaggggccaCCGCCTCAGCGCCAGGCCAGGCTTCTGAGCCTTGA
- the IL17REL gene encoding interleukin-17 receptor E-like protein isoform X2 — MRPFLSPGNIFNSFCQQPPASMPRSVLGALGLSTAMKCSPPDGCSLLLRVNASLTFHESLQGLEVCSTSLDTQETQCQTVQVPRASHRQAGQQVRFDCFKVGVAQSLYVTLRTVPHFCGVQLGQQYHTEDCREEDVGKNVPDCFAQKLSYWVDRSRKVILVQVPESGGPDYYVRLCLKRFICEDAGAPVRVIGNRVSRRVSLPYSQELSCLCLEVWSATPDAVRIQTCPFKNDTESLWDAIRYHPGSQALSWEPACPMRGRVSLCWQPGPGAHCLELKHSGRPARGRVQYPLVDTQPQLCLKFSTSLGFQVRCPFKQPRFPAWKMAVQPAPAPGRLRVAFFSSGPARFQVRLCHQGKTWPPACRRLLQATPVPAASVSQGDSAEDPAVAFVDIPGDEACAPSTCIQGRRTDVQFSVPQQLCNLQCGWRGHTAQEVEDRGATASAPGQASEP; from the exons GAAATATTTTCAACAGCTTCTGCCAGCAGCCCCCTGCGTCCATGCCCAGGTCCGTCCTGGGGGCCCTGGGGCTCTCCACCGCCATGAAGTGCTCCCCACCCGACGGCTGCTCCCTGCTCCTGCGCGTCAATGCCTCCCTCACGTTCCATG AGAGCCTTCAGGGCCTGGAGGTCTGCTCCACGAGCCTGGACACCCAGGAGACGCAGTGCCAGACTGTGCAGGTCCCCAGGGCCTCCCACCGGCAGGCCGGGCAGCAG GTGCGCTTTGACTGCTTCAAGGTGGGCGTGGCCCAGAGCCTCTACGTCACCCTGAGGACTGTCCCCCACTTCTGCGGGGTCCAGCTGGGCCAGCAATACCACACGGAAG ACTGCAGAGAGGAGGACGTGGGGAAGAATGTGCCTGACTGCTTCG CTCAGAAGCTCTCCTACTGGGTAGACCGCAGCCGCAAGGTCATTCTAGTACAGGTGCCAGAGTCGGGGGGCCCTGACTACTACGTGAGGCTCTGTCTGAAGCGGTTCATCTGCGAGGACGCGGGCGCCCCAGTGCGG GTAATAGGGAACAGGGTCTCCCGGAGGGTCTCTCTACCCTACAGCCAAGAGTTGTCGTGCCTGTGCCTTGAG GTCTGGTCGGCAACCCCTGATGCGGTGCGAATCCAGACCTGCCCTTTCAAAAATG ACACGGAGAGCCTCTGGGACGCCATCCGCTACCACCCGGGGAGCCAGGCGCTGAGCTGGGAACCCGCCTGCCCCATGAGAGGCCGTGTGAGTCTGTGCTGGCAGCCAGGGCCAGGGGCCCACTGCCTCGAGCTGAAGCACTCAGGCCGGCCGGCGCGCGGCAGG GTGCAGTACCCGCTGGTGGACACACAGCCCCAGCTCTGCCTGAAG TTCTCCACGAGCCTGGGTTTCCAAGTGAGGTGCCCTTTCAAGCAGCCGCGGTTCCCAG cCTGGAAGATGGCCGTCCAGCCCGCACCCGCTCCCGGCCGCCTCCGGGTGGCCTTCTTCTCGTCCGGCCCCGCCCGGTTCCAGGTGCGCCTGTGTCACCAGGGGAAGACGTGGCCCCCCGCCTGCCGTCGACTGCTCCAGGCCACCCCCGTCCCTGCGGCCTCTGTGAGCCAG GGTGACTCCGCAGAGGACCCTGCAGTGGCCTTCGTGGACATTCCTGGGGACGAGGCCTGTGCACCCAGCACCTGCATCCAG gGCAGGAGGACCGATGTCCAGTTCTCCGTTCCCCAGCAGCTCTGCAACCTCCAGTGTG GATGGCGGGGACACACTGCACAGgaggtggaggacagaggggccaCCGCCTCAGCGCCAGGCCAGGCTTCTGAGCCTTGA
- the IL17REL gene encoding interleukin-17 receptor E-like protein isoform X7, with translation MPRSVLGALGLSTAMKCSPPDGCSLLLRVNASLTFHESLQGLEVCSTSLDTQETQCQTVQVPRASHRQAGQQLQVRFDCFKVGVAQSLYVTLRTVPHFCGVQLGQQYHTEDCREEDVGKNVPDCFAQKLSYWVDRSRKVILVQVPESGGPDYYVRLCLKRFICEDAGAPVRVIGNRVSRRVSLPYSQELSCLCLEVWSATPDAVRIQTCPFKNDTESLWDAIRYHPGSQALSWEPACPMRGRVSLCWQPGPGAHCLELKHSGRPARGRVQYPLVDTQPQLCLKFSTSLGFQVRCPFKQPRFPAWKMAVQPAPAPGRLRVAFFSSGPARFQVRLCHQGKTWPPACRRLLQATPVPAASVSQGDSAEDPAVAFVDIPGDEACAPSTCIQGRRTDVQFSVPQQLCNLQCGWRGHTAQEVEDRGATASAPGQASEP, from the exons ATGCCCAGGTCCGTCCTGGGGGCCCTGGGGCTCTCCACCGCCATGAAGTGCTCCCCACCCGACGGCTGCTCCCTGCTCCTGCGCGTCAATGCCTCCCTCACGTTCCATG AGAGCCTTCAGGGCCTGGAGGTCTGCTCCACGAGCCTGGACACCCAGGAGACGCAGTGCCAGACTGTGCAGGTCCCCAGGGCCTCCCACCGGCAGGCCGGGCAGCAG CTCCAGGTGCGCTTTGACTGCTTCAAGGTGGGCGTGGCCCAGAGCCTCTACGTCACCCTGAGGACTGTCCCCCACTTCTGCGGGGTCCAGCTGGGCCAGCAATACCACACGGAAG ACTGCAGAGAGGAGGACGTGGGGAAGAATGTGCCTGACTGCTTCG CTCAGAAGCTCTCCTACTGGGTAGACCGCAGCCGCAAGGTCATTCTAGTACAGGTGCCAGAGTCGGGGGGCCCTGACTACTACGTGAGGCTCTGTCTGAAGCGGTTCATCTGCGAGGACGCGGGCGCCCCAGTGCGG GTAATAGGGAACAGGGTCTCCCGGAGGGTCTCTCTACCCTACAGCCAAGAGTTGTCGTGCCTGTGCCTTGAG GTCTGGTCGGCAACCCCTGATGCGGTGCGAATCCAGACCTGCCCTTTCAAAAATG ACACGGAGAGCCTCTGGGACGCCATCCGCTACCACCCGGGGAGCCAGGCGCTGAGCTGGGAACCCGCCTGCCCCATGAGAGGCCGTGTGAGTCTGTGCTGGCAGCCAGGGCCAGGGGCCCACTGCCTCGAGCTGAAGCACTCAGGCCGGCCGGCGCGCGGCAGG GTGCAGTACCCGCTGGTGGACACACAGCCCCAGCTCTGCCTGAAG TTCTCCACGAGCCTGGGTTTCCAAGTGAGGTGCCCTTTCAAGCAGCCGCGGTTCCCAG cCTGGAAGATGGCCGTCCAGCCCGCACCCGCTCCCGGCCGCCTCCGGGTGGCCTTCTTCTCGTCCGGCCCCGCCCGGTTCCAGGTGCGCCTGTGTCACCAGGGGAAGACGTGGCCCCCCGCCTGCCGTCGACTGCTCCAGGCCACCCCCGTCCCTGCGGCCTCTGTGAGCCAG GGTGACTCCGCAGAGGACCCTGCAGTGGCCTTCGTGGACATTCCTGGGGACGAGGCCTGTGCACCCAGCACCTGCATCCAG gGCAGGAGGACCGATGTCCAGTTCTCCGTTCCCCAGCAGCTCTGCAACCTCCAGTGTG GATGGCGGGGACACACTGCACAGgaggtggaggacagaggggccaCCGCCTCAGCGCCAGGCCAGGCTTCTGAGCCTTGA
- the IL17REL gene encoding interleukin-17 receptor E-like protein isoform X5: protein MLAGHAVALLCLTWGAYQSLAIPRVTECGLSCPQGFACKSLVSRGNIFNSFCQQPPASMPRSVLGALGLSTAMKCSPPDGCSLLLRVNASLTFHESLQGLEVCSTSLDTQETQCQTVQVPRASHRQAGQQLQVRFDCFKVGVAQSLYVTLRTVPHFCGVQLGQQYHTEDCREEDVGKNVPDCFAQKLSYWVDRSRKVILVQVPESGGPDYYVRLCLKRFICEDAGAPVRVIGNRVSRRVSLPYSQELSCLCLEVWSATPDAVRIQTCPFKNDTESLWDAIRYHPGSQALSWEPACPMRGRVSLCWQPGPGAHCLELKHSGRPARGRVQYPLVDTQPQLCLKFSTSLGFQVRCPFKQPRFPAWKMAVQPAPAPGRLRVAFFSSGPARFQVRLCHQGKTWPPACRRLLQATPVPAASVSQGDSAEDPAVAFVDIPGDEACAPSTCIQGRRTDVQFSVPQQLCNLQCGWRGHTAQEVEDRGATASAPGQASEP from the exons GAAATATTTTCAACAGCTTCTGCCAGCAGCCCCCTGCGTCCATGCCCAGGTCCGTCCTGGGGGCCCTGGGGCTCTCCACCGCCATGAAGTGCTCCCCACCCGACGGCTGCTCCCTGCTCCTGCGCGTCAATGCCTCCCTCACGTTCCATG AGAGCCTTCAGGGCCTGGAGGTCTGCTCCACGAGCCTGGACACCCAGGAGACGCAGTGCCAGACTGTGCAGGTCCCCAGGGCCTCCCACCGGCAGGCCGGGCAGCAG CTCCAGGTGCGCTTTGACTGCTTCAAGGTGGGCGTGGCCCAGAGCCTCTACGTCACCCTGAGGACTGTCCCCCACTTCTGCGGGGTCCAGCTGGGCCAGCAATACCACACGGAAG ACTGCAGAGAGGAGGACGTGGGGAAGAATGTGCCTGACTGCTTCG CTCAGAAGCTCTCCTACTGGGTAGACCGCAGCCGCAAGGTCATTCTAGTACAGGTGCCAGAGTCGGGGGGCCCTGACTACTACGTGAGGCTCTGTCTGAAGCGGTTCATCTGCGAGGACGCGGGCGCCCCAGTGCGG GTAATAGGGAACAGGGTCTCCCGGAGGGTCTCTCTACCCTACAGCCAAGAGTTGTCGTGCCTGTGCCTTGAG GTCTGGTCGGCAACCCCTGATGCGGTGCGAATCCAGACCTGCCCTTTCAAAAATG ACACGGAGAGCCTCTGGGACGCCATCCGCTACCACCCGGGGAGCCAGGCGCTGAGCTGGGAACCCGCCTGCCCCATGAGAGGCCGTGTGAGTCTGTGCTGGCAGCCAGGGCCAGGGGCCCACTGCCTCGAGCTGAAGCACTCAGGCCGGCCGGCGCGCGGCAGG GTGCAGTACCCGCTGGTGGACACACAGCCCCAGCTCTGCCTGAAG TTCTCCACGAGCCTGGGTTTCCAAGTGAGGTGCCCTTTCAAGCAGCCGCGGTTCCCAG cCTGGAAGATGGCCGTCCAGCCCGCACCCGCTCCCGGCCGCCTCCGGGTGGCCTTCTTCTCGTCCGGCCCCGCCCGGTTCCAGGTGCGCCTGTGTCACCAGGGGAAGACGTGGCCCCCCGCCTGCCGTCGACTGCTCCAGGCCACCCCCGTCCCTGCGGCCTCTGTGAGCCAG GGTGACTCCGCAGAGGACCCTGCAGTGGCCTTCGTGGACATTCCTGGGGACGAGGCCTGTGCACCCAGCACCTGCATCCAG gGCAGGAGGACCGATGTCCAGTTCTCCGTTCCCCAGCAGCTCTGCAACCTCCAGTGTG GATGGCGGGGACACACTGCACAGgaggtggaggacagaggggccaCCGCCTCAGCGCCAGGCCAGGCTTCTGAGCCTTGA
- the IL17REL gene encoding interleukin-17 receptor E-like protein isoform X6: MLAGHAVALLCLTWGAYQSLAIPRVTECGLSCPQGFACKSLVSRESLQGLEVCSTSLDTQETQCQTVQVPRASHRQAGQQLQVRFDCFKVGVAQSLYVTLRTVPHFCGVQLGQQYHTEDCREEDVGKNVPDCFAQKLSYWVDRSRKVILVQVPESGGPDYYVRLCLKRFICEDAGAPVRVIGNRVSRRVSLPYSQELSCLCLEVWSATPDAVRIQTCPFKNDTESLWDAIRYHPGSQALSWEPACPMRGRVSLCWQPGPGAHCLELKHSGRPARGRVQYPLVDTQPQLCLKFSTSLGFQVRCPFKQPRFPAWKMAVQPAPAPGRLRVAFFSSGPARFQVRLCHQGKTWPPACRRLLQATPVPAASVSQGDSAEDPAVAFVDIPGDEACAPSTCIQGRRTDVQFSVPQQLCNLQCGWRGHTAQEVEDRGATASAPGQASEP; encoded by the exons AGAGCCTTCAGGGCCTGGAGGTCTGCTCCACGAGCCTGGACACCCAGGAGACGCAGTGCCAGACTGTGCAGGTCCCCAGGGCCTCCCACCGGCAGGCCGGGCAGCAG CTCCAGGTGCGCTTTGACTGCTTCAAGGTGGGCGTGGCCCAGAGCCTCTACGTCACCCTGAGGACTGTCCCCCACTTCTGCGGGGTCCAGCTGGGCCAGCAATACCACACGGAAG ACTGCAGAGAGGAGGACGTGGGGAAGAATGTGCCTGACTGCTTCG CTCAGAAGCTCTCCTACTGGGTAGACCGCAGCCGCAAGGTCATTCTAGTACAGGTGCCAGAGTCGGGGGGCCCTGACTACTACGTGAGGCTCTGTCTGAAGCGGTTCATCTGCGAGGACGCGGGCGCCCCAGTGCGG GTAATAGGGAACAGGGTCTCCCGGAGGGTCTCTCTACCCTACAGCCAAGAGTTGTCGTGCCTGTGCCTTGAG GTCTGGTCGGCAACCCCTGATGCGGTGCGAATCCAGACCTGCCCTTTCAAAAATG ACACGGAGAGCCTCTGGGACGCCATCCGCTACCACCCGGGGAGCCAGGCGCTGAGCTGGGAACCCGCCTGCCCCATGAGAGGCCGTGTGAGTCTGTGCTGGCAGCCAGGGCCAGGGGCCCACTGCCTCGAGCTGAAGCACTCAGGCCGGCCGGCGCGCGGCAGG GTGCAGTACCCGCTGGTGGACACACAGCCCCAGCTCTGCCTGAAG TTCTCCACGAGCCTGGGTTTCCAAGTGAGGTGCCCTTTCAAGCAGCCGCGGTTCCCAG cCTGGAAGATGGCCGTCCAGCCCGCACCCGCTCCCGGCCGCCTCCGGGTGGCCTTCTTCTCGTCCGGCCCCGCCCGGTTCCAGGTGCGCCTGTGTCACCAGGGGAAGACGTGGCCCCCCGCCTGCCGTCGACTGCTCCAGGCCACCCCCGTCCCTGCGGCCTCTGTGAGCCAG GGTGACTCCGCAGAGGACCCTGCAGTGGCCTTCGTGGACATTCCTGGGGACGAGGCCTGTGCACCCAGCACCTGCATCCAG gGCAGGAGGACCGATGTCCAGTTCTCCGTTCCCCAGCAGCTCTGCAACCTCCAGTGTG GATGGCGGGGACACACTGCACAGgaggtggaggacagaggggccaCCGCCTCAGCGCCAGGCCAGGCTTCTGAGCCTTGA
- the IL17REL gene encoding interleukin-17 receptor E-like protein isoform X1, whose product MRPFLSPGNIFNSFCQQPPASMPRSVLGALGLSTAMKCSPPDGCSLLLRVNASLTFHESLQGLEVCSTSLDTQETQCQTVQVPRASHRQAGQQLQVRFDCFKVGVAQSLYVTLRTVPHFCGVQLGQQYHTEDCREEDVGKNVPDCFAQKLSYWVDRSRKVILVQVPESGGPDYYVRLCLKRFICEDAGAPVRVIGNRVSRRVSLPYSQELSCLCLEVWSATPDAVRIQTCPFKNDTESLWDAIRYHPGSQALSWEPACPMRGRVSLCWQPGPGAHCLELKHSGRPARGRVQYPLVDTQPQLCLKFSTSLGFQVRCPFKQPRFPAWKMAVQPAPAPGRLRVAFFSSGPARFQVRLCHQGKTWPPACRRLLQATPVPAASVSQGDSAEDPAVAFVDIPGDEACAPSTCIQGRRTDVQFSVPQQLCNLQCGWRGHTAQEVEDRGATASAPGQASEP is encoded by the exons GAAATATTTTCAACAGCTTCTGCCAGCAGCCCCCTGCGTCCATGCCCAGGTCCGTCCTGGGGGCCCTGGGGCTCTCCACCGCCATGAAGTGCTCCCCACCCGACGGCTGCTCCCTGCTCCTGCGCGTCAATGCCTCCCTCACGTTCCATG AGAGCCTTCAGGGCCTGGAGGTCTGCTCCACGAGCCTGGACACCCAGGAGACGCAGTGCCAGACTGTGCAGGTCCCCAGGGCCTCCCACCGGCAGGCCGGGCAGCAG CTCCAGGTGCGCTTTGACTGCTTCAAGGTGGGCGTGGCCCAGAGCCTCTACGTCACCCTGAGGACTGTCCCCCACTTCTGCGGGGTCCAGCTGGGCCAGCAATACCACACGGAAG ACTGCAGAGAGGAGGACGTGGGGAAGAATGTGCCTGACTGCTTCG CTCAGAAGCTCTCCTACTGGGTAGACCGCAGCCGCAAGGTCATTCTAGTACAGGTGCCAGAGTCGGGGGGCCCTGACTACTACGTGAGGCTCTGTCTGAAGCGGTTCATCTGCGAGGACGCGGGCGCCCCAGTGCGG GTAATAGGGAACAGGGTCTCCCGGAGGGTCTCTCTACCCTACAGCCAAGAGTTGTCGTGCCTGTGCCTTGAG GTCTGGTCGGCAACCCCTGATGCGGTGCGAATCCAGACCTGCCCTTTCAAAAATG ACACGGAGAGCCTCTGGGACGCCATCCGCTACCACCCGGGGAGCCAGGCGCTGAGCTGGGAACCCGCCTGCCCCATGAGAGGCCGTGTGAGTCTGTGCTGGCAGCCAGGGCCAGGGGCCCACTGCCTCGAGCTGAAGCACTCAGGCCGGCCGGCGCGCGGCAGG GTGCAGTACCCGCTGGTGGACACACAGCCCCAGCTCTGCCTGAAG TTCTCCACGAGCCTGGGTTTCCAAGTGAGGTGCCCTTTCAAGCAGCCGCGGTTCCCAG cCTGGAAGATGGCCGTCCAGCCCGCACCCGCTCCCGGCCGCCTCCGGGTGGCCTTCTTCTCGTCCGGCCCCGCCCGGTTCCAGGTGCGCCTGTGTCACCAGGGGAAGACGTGGCCCCCCGCCTGCCGTCGACTGCTCCAGGCCACCCCCGTCCCTGCGGCCTCTGTGAGCCAG GGTGACTCCGCAGAGGACCCTGCAGTGGCCTTCGTGGACATTCCTGGGGACGAGGCCTGTGCACCCAGCACCTGCATCCAG gGCAGGAGGACCGATGTCCAGTTCTCCGTTCCCCAGCAGCTCTGCAACCTCCAGTGTG GATGGCGGGGACACACTGCACAGgaggtggaggacagaggggccaCCGCCTCAGCGCCAGGCCAGGCTTCTGAGCCTTGA